The uncultured Fretibacterium sp. genome includes a region encoding these proteins:
- the lpdA gene encoding dihydrolipoyl dehydrogenase yields the protein MKKRVLVVGGGPGGYVAAIRAAQLGASVTVIERARPGGTCLNVGCIPTKVLLHAAELYTAIREEGPTIGIYADTPRFDWGVILKRKQDVVDYMVEGVAGLLKANGVTLISGTARLAGPRALEVEGRRLEADAIIVASGSEPSMPPVPGLDLPGILTSDGALSLESLPRSIAIAGGGVIGVEFASVFAAFGVEVTIVEMLPQILPNVDAEIAGILRKSLEGRGVSIFTGARLGRVARDGNGYVLEVDAGGGMKRLSAERVLVATGRRPVTRGLGLEEIGVEVQRGRVVTNARMETCVPGVYAVGDCTSPIMLAHVAEREGEVAAENILLEDGHKVHMDYKTVPSAIYTSPAVASVGLSEEEARKRGHKVQVGRFPLAGNGKSIITNDAAGMVKIVSDEQYDEVLGVHMVGGPATDMIAEGGLALRLEATLEELISTIHPHPTVSEAFPEAAMATWGQAIHFPPE from the coding sequence GTGAAGAAAAGAGTCCTCGTCGTCGGGGGTGGCCCCGGCGGATATGTTGCCGCAATACGCGCGGCGCAGCTGGGTGCCTCGGTGACGGTTATCGAACGTGCACGGCCGGGCGGTACCTGCCTGAATGTGGGGTGTATACCCACAAAGGTTCTCCTTCACGCCGCCGAGCTCTATACCGCGATCCGGGAGGAGGGGCCGACGATCGGCATTTACGCCGATACTCCCCGCTTTGACTGGGGCGTGATCCTGAAGCGCAAGCAGGATGTCGTGGACTACATGGTTGAAGGCGTAGCCGGCCTTCTGAAGGCCAACGGAGTGACGTTGATCTCAGGGACCGCCCGTCTGGCAGGGCCTCGTGCCCTGGAGGTGGAGGGTCGTCGTCTCGAGGCGGACGCCATTATCGTTGCGTCGGGGTCCGAGCCATCGATGCCGCCCGTTCCGGGTTTGGACTTGCCCGGAATCCTTACGAGCGACGGGGCTCTGTCTCTGGAGTCCCTGCCTCGCAGTATCGCCATTGCGGGCGGAGGCGTCATCGGAGTTGAGTTCGCCTCCGTCTTCGCAGCGTTTGGCGTGGAGGTTACGATTGTGGAGATGTTGCCCCAGATCCTTCCGAACGTTGATGCGGAGATAGCTGGGATCCTGCGTAAGTCTCTCGAGGGGCGCGGAGTGTCCATTTTTACGGGGGCACGCCTGGGTCGTGTCGCGCGTGATGGGAACGGTTATGTGTTGGAGGTCGATGCGGGCGGGGGGATGAAGCGCCTCTCAGCCGAGCGGGTGTTGGTCGCTACGGGCCGGCGTCCCGTGACGCGGGGCCTGGGCCTGGAGGAGATCGGCGTGGAGGTTCAACGCGGACGTGTGGTCACGAATGCACGGATGGAGACTTGCGTGCCGGGCGTCTATGCGGTGGGGGACTGCACCAGCCCAATCATGCTGGCGCATGTGGCCGAGCGCGAAGGCGAGGTTGCAGCGGAAAATATCCTGCTGGAGGACGGGCATAAGGTCCATATGGATTACAAGACTGTGCCCAGTGCTATCTATACGTCGCCGGCCGTAGCCTCGGTCGGATTGAGCGAGGAGGAAGCCAGGAAACGCGGCCACAAGGTTCAGGTTGGGCGTTTTCCCCTGGCGGGAAACGGCAAGAGCATCATTACAAACGATGCGGCGGGGATGGTCAAGATCGTCTCGGACGAGCAGTATGACGAGGTGTTGGGTGTTCACATGGTTGGTGGCCCCGCAACGGACATGATTGCAGAGGGGGGCTTGGCGCTTCGCTTGGAGGCGACGCTTGAAGAGCTGATCTCCACCATTCATCCGCACCCAACTGTCTCGGAAGCCTTTCCCGAAGCGGCGATGGCTACATGGGGGCAGGCCATTCATTTCCCGCCGGAGTAG
- a CDS encoding TRAP transporter substrate-binding protein: MKKGLFVVVVFFLAFLWSAPLWAGPVTVRLANVAPVGDPRDMACVKFAELVKEKTQGNVVVEVFSGGTLGDWRVTIEGLKPGIVNAVIESIGTLEPYTKLAGIDPFPYLYRDFEHFKKVWYSETGDQLLEKIGDAGGFRLIGPMYRGARYVTSKKKFSSLEELRGLKIRAPQLKMYLKTWELLGAAPTPMAATEIYTGLQQGTVDAQENPLDFCYSYALYELCPFLIVTRHVLSNDVFIFDKAYFEALPEEVQRALIEAANEVAQWRTAYSEEQEQGYIQKFREKNVEVVAIDTAPLRERASEIVELFPDLKNLVEEVNAVR; the protein is encoded by the coding sequence ATGAAAAAGGGATTGTTCGTTGTCGTTGTGTTTTTCCTCGCATTTCTGTGGAGCGCCCCCTTGTGGGCCGGCCCTGTGACGGTAAGACTGGCCAACGTCGCTCCCGTAGGGGATCCTCGAGACATGGCCTGCGTCAAGTTCGCCGAATTGGTCAAGGAGAAAACTCAGGGCAACGTCGTCGTCGAGGTTTTTTCCGGAGGCACCTTGGGGGACTGGCGGGTGACGATCGAGGGGCTGAAGCCGGGGATCGTAAATGCGGTGATCGAGAGCATCGGGACACTGGAGCCCTACACGAAGCTGGCTGGCATCGATCCGTTTCCCTATCTCTACCGTGATTTTGAGCATTTTAAGAAGGTGTGGTACAGCGAAACCGGCGATCAGCTCCTGGAAAAGATCGGCGACGCCGGAGGATTCCGGTTGATTGGGCCCATGTACCGCGGCGCGCGTTACGTCACCAGCAAAAAGAAGTTCTCCAGTCTCGAAGAGCTTCGAGGGCTGAAAATCAGGGCCCCTCAGTTGAAGATGTACCTGAAGACCTGGGAGCTTCTGGGTGCCGCGCCGACCCCGATGGCGGCGACGGAGATCTATACCGGGCTCCAGCAAGGCACGGTGGACGCTCAGGAAAATCCGTTGGATTTCTGCTACAGCTACGCGTTGTACGAGCTCTGTCCCTTCCTGATCGTGACACGCCATGTCCTGAGCAATGATGTCTTCATTTTCGACAAGGCATATTTCGAGGCCCTGCCCGAGGAGGTACAGAGGGCTCTTATCGAGGCGGCCAATGAGGTGGCCCAATGGCGTACGGCCTACTCTGAAGAGCAGGAACAGGGATACATCCAGAAGTTCAGGGAAAAGAACGTCGAAGTGGTTGCCATTGATACCGCTCCGCTCCGGGAGCGGGCGTCGGAGATCGTCGAGTTGTTCCCCGACTTGAAGAACTTGGTCGAAGAGGTGAATGCCGTAAGGTAA
- a CDS encoding TRAP transporter small permease, which yields MRIFTRVLDFLEKILRIATSCLFVVMVASIAYQIVLRYIFSKANAWSEELARYAFVWLVMLAASLGARCGRHMCIDFIVDKLPIPQKTFITFGTRLLAIFFFIILGWKGAELLSFTMNQNSTGLEISMAFIYLAIPVGAFFMILFSVEDILLRLAGGSLPAASKEAV from the coding sequence GTGCGCATCTTTACCAGAGTGCTTGATTTCCTTGAAAAGATCCTGAGGATTGCGACATCGTGTCTTTTTGTCGTGATGGTCGCGTCCATAGCTTATCAAATTGTGCTGCGCTACATCTTTTCCAAGGCCAATGCCTGGTCGGAGGAACTGGCGCGCTATGCCTTCGTCTGGCTCGTCATGTTGGCGGCCTCTCTCGGCGCGCGGTGCGGACGCCACATGTGTATCGATTTTATCGTGGACAAATTACCGATTCCCCAGAAAACCTTTATTACTTTTGGGACAAGGCTGTTGGCCATATTCTTTTTCATCATTCTGGGTTGGAAGGGAGCCGAGCTGCTCTCCTTCACCATGAACCAGAATTCCACGGGGCTTGAGATTTCGATGGCCTTCATCTATCTGGCCATCCCTGTTGGCGCCTTTTTCATGATCCTTTTCTCCGTCGAGGATATCCTCCTTAGATTGGCGGGGGGATCCCTTCCCGCTGCTTCGAAGGAGGCGGTTTAA
- a CDS encoding TRAP transporter large permease has product MHGVLIGTILVLSLLGMPIGYALGSATLLALLYSGSFPLILIPQQFFSGIDSFPIMAIPFFILAGNLMTAGGINQKLIRFCNALIGWVPGSLAMVTVVASMFFAAISGSAVATVAAIGGITIPAMKRENYPPSFAVAVAASSGVCGPVIPPSICLIVYGAALSMSIGDLFLASVVPGLLLGGVLCLTAYLISKKRDFPRHERAPKGTALKAAKEGIWALVMPFFILGAIFSGIVTPTEASVLAVLYALVVGVVLHRDLKLSALHPILCESAIATATILFILAASKASSWVIVTSRFPEALSAAILSLTQNKYLILLLVNLLLLIVGMLMEANAALVILIPILVPLVTRVGVSPLQFGVVMSFNLCLGLLTPPVGAALLLGNDIAGERIERSLVETIPFFAAGLGILILITYVPGFSLLLPQFFK; this is encoded by the coding sequence ATGCATGGCGTACTGATCGGCACCATCCTGGTTCTGAGCCTTTTGGGCATGCCCATCGGCTATGCACTCGGTTCGGCGACCCTCCTGGCCCTCCTGTATTCAGGATCTTTTCCTCTGATCTTGATCCCCCAGCAGTTTTTTTCCGGGATCGATTCCTTTCCCATCATGGCCATCCCCTTCTTCATTTTGGCGGGCAACCTGATGACGGCCGGCGGAATCAATCAGAAGTTAATTCGCTTCTGCAATGCCCTCATCGGCTGGGTGCCGGGCAGCCTGGCGATGGTTACCGTTGTCGCTTCCATGTTCTTTGCGGCGATATCGGGATCGGCCGTCGCGACGGTTGCGGCTATAGGCGGCATCACGATTCCTGCGATGAAGCGGGAGAATTATCCGCCAAGTTTCGCCGTGGCCGTGGCAGCCTCCTCTGGGGTCTGCGGTCCCGTTATTCCTCCCAGTATATGCCTCATCGTCTACGGAGCCGCACTGTCGATGTCCATTGGCGACCTGTTTCTCGCATCCGTTGTCCCGGGGCTTCTCCTTGGCGGAGTCCTTTGCCTCACGGCATATCTGATCTCAAAAAAACGCGACTTTCCAAGGCACGAAAGGGCTCCCAAAGGAACCGCCCTGAAGGCCGCCAAAGAAGGAATCTGGGCGCTCGTTATGCCCTTCTTCATCCTGGGGGCCATTTTCTCCGGGATCGTCACCCCCACGGAGGCCTCGGTCCTGGCGGTCCTCTACGCTTTGGTGGTCGGGGTCGTTCTGCACCGCGATCTCAAACTCTCGGCGTTACATCCCATCCTCTGCGAGTCGGCCATAGCGACCGCGACAATCCTCTTCATCCTGGCGGCATCCAAGGCCTCGAGCTGGGTTATCGTGACGTCGCGTTTTCCGGAAGCTCTGTCCGCCGCAATCCTGAGCTTAACCCAAAATAAATATCTGATCCTTCTGCTGGTGAACCTCCTGCTGCTGATCGTCGGTATGCTCATGGAGGCCAATGCCGCTCTCGTCATCCTCATCCCGATCCTGGTTCCCCTGGTCACCAGGGTTGGGGTATCCCCTCTTCAATTTGGAGTGGTTATGTCCTTCAACCTTTGTCTGGGATTGCTGACTCCTCCCGTCGGAGCAGCCCTTTTGTTGGGGAACGACATCGCGGGAGAGCGTATCGAACGCTCGCTGGTCGAGACCATCCCCTTCTTCGCCGCGGGGCTGGGCATCCTGATTCTGATAACGTACGTTCCCGGGTTTTCTCTGTTGTTGCCTCAGTTTTTCAAATAA
- a CDS encoding SDR family NAD(P)-dependent oxidoreductase, with amino-acid sequence MTFDFKDRVAVVTGGGRGIGASVASTLALAGARVAVLDVLEEEAERTCAAIVSQGGSARAFKTDITSMRAVEERRDEILALWGRIDILVCSAGIVLSKPFAECDEADWDRVMNVNAKGVFTCCQAILPGMMERRYGKIVNVSSVAAKTGGGFFGNLIYGASKAAVISYSKGLAREAGPFGVNVNVVCPSATDTPMIAGLTGDDRRRVVDSILLRRLADPQEIANAIVFLASDGASFITSEVLNVDGGIMKGN; translated from the coding sequence ATGACATTCGATTTCAAAGACAGGGTAGCCGTGGTAACGGGCGGGGGCAGAGGGATCGGCGCTTCGGTTGCTTCGACGCTGGCCCTTGCAGGAGCTCGGGTCGCAGTCCTCGACGTTTTGGAGGAGGAAGCCGAACGGACATGCGCCGCCATCGTCTCTCAGGGCGGCTCGGCAAGGGCGTTCAAAACGGACATTACGAGCATGAGAGCGGTGGAAGAACGAAGGGACGAGATCCTTGCCCTCTGGGGAAGGATCGATATCCTTGTCTGCAGCGCGGGCATAGTTCTTTCCAAGCCTTTCGCGGAGTGCGACGAAGCGGATTGGGATCGTGTCATGAACGTCAATGCGAAGGGAGTTTTTACTTGCTGTCAGGCGATCCTGCCCGGAATGATGGAACGAAGGTATGGGAAGATCGTCAACGTTTCGTCCGTCGCGGCCAAGACGGGAGGAGGATTCTTCGGCAATCTGATATACGGCGCCTCGAAGGCCGCCGTCATCTCCTACTCGAAGGGCTTGGCGCGTGAGGCTGGCCCCTTTGGGGTGAACGTCAACGTCGTCTGCCCGTCGGCGACCGATACTCCCATGATCGCCGGACTTACGGGAGACGATCGGCGACGAGTCGTGGATTCGATCCTGCTGAGACGACTGGCTGACCCCCAAGAAATTGCAAATGCGATCGTTTTTCTGGCCTCCGACGGCGCGAGCTTCATCACTTCGGAGGTACTGAACGTCGACGGCGGCATCATGAAGGGGAATTGA
- a CDS encoding DUF4147 domain-containing protein yields MPHLEGRALSLSCCIGLGGVLLIPISIWRIRGNRVNKTLYLRTGTRKRAGMRIAFCPCGFSPFPHQFQGTEMIIINYFKNGDKLLSHGNIALRRAALEILNAGLSRADPGRATHELIQRDGETLHVGEKRYALRDFEHIYLLGAGKATFRIAEALDDILGDRITEGIVICKEGQEGKLEHCSLRLASHPIPNEAGMAAAHEILALARRTKARDLVIACITGGSSALMPLPVPDITLDDKKIANRLLLTCGANIIEINAVRKHLSLIKGGRLAQAIHPEALLINLTVSDVVGDPLDYISDPTVPDTSRFEDAKRTLDKYGLWEKMPSSIVAYLQDPPEGRETIKSFEGRRVENHILVPGDAACRGAERCARNLGYHTMILSTMFEGESRELGRAFGSIAKEILFCSRPLPLPCVVIGGGETTVHICDGNKAGEGGPNQEFSLGAALEIANLKSVVVTGMDSDGTDGPTTLAGGIVDDQTLIRAQEKGIDVFFELQKHDSSKVLLELEDALITGNTGTNVNDVKVMVIADNGKWHS; encoded by the coding sequence TTGCCCCACCTTGAAGGACGGGCGCTGTCGTTGTCCTGTTGCATAGGGCTCGGCGGCGTTCTCCTCATTCCTATTTCTATTTGGAGAATACGGGGCAATAGGGTAAACAAAACCCTATACCTACGGACGGGAACCCGTAAACGAGCAGGGATGCGAATAGCCTTTTGCCCTTGCGGGTTCTCTCCGTTTCCCCATCAATTTCAGGGAACGGAGATGATCATCATAAATTACTTCAAGAATGGGGATAAACTGCTGTCCCATGGTAACATTGCCCTCCGCCGAGCGGCTTTGGAGATATTGAACGCGGGGTTGAGCCGTGCGGATCCAGGACGGGCTACCCATGAGCTGATTCAAAGGGATGGGGAAACCCTTCATGTTGGAGAGAAACGCTATGCCCTACGGGACTTCGAACATATTTATCTTCTGGGAGCGGGCAAGGCAACGTTCCGCATCGCTGAAGCATTGGATGATATCTTAGGGGACAGAATTACCGAGGGAATTGTTATTTGTAAGGAGGGACAGGAGGGAAAGCTGGAGCACTGCTCCCTGCGCCTGGCCAGTCATCCCATTCCCAACGAGGCGGGCATGGCGGCTGCACACGAAATTCTCGCTTTGGCCCGGAGGACAAAGGCGAGGGATCTTGTGATCGCCTGTATAACCGGGGGCAGTTCCGCCCTGATGCCCTTGCCCGTCCCCGATATCACGCTTGACGACAAGAAGATCGCCAACAGGCTGCTGCTCACGTGTGGGGCCAACATCATCGAGATCAACGCGGTGCGCAAACACCTCAGCCTGATCAAGGGAGGCCGCCTGGCCCAGGCCATTCATCCCGAGGCGCTCCTCATCAACCTCACCGTGTCCGACGTGGTGGGAGATCCGCTCGATTACATCTCCGACCCAACGGTTCCCGATACCTCCCGTTTTGAAGACGCAAAACGCACGTTGGATAAATACGGCCTCTGGGAGAAAATGCCGAGCTCCATAGTCGCGTACTTACAAGACCCCCCAGAGGGGCGGGAGACCATCAAATCCTTCGAGGGACGCCGAGTGGAGAACCACATCCTGGTTCCCGGAGATGCAGCCTGCAGGGGCGCGGAGCGGTGTGCTCGGAATTTGGGCTACCATACCATGATCCTATCAACGATGTTCGAAGGAGAGAGCAGAGAACTGGGGCGAGCTTTCGGTTCCATCGCCAAGGAAATCCTGTTCTGTTCAAGACCATTGCCCCTTCCCTGTGTTGTGATTGGAGGCGGAGAGACGACGGTACATATCTGTGATGGCAATAAAGCGGGAGAGGGGGGGCCCAATCAGGAGTTCTCCCTGGGCGCCGCCCTGGAGATCGCCAATTTGAAGAGCGTCGTCGTTACGGGGATGGATTCCGATGGGACAGACGGCCCAACAACTTTGGCGGGAGGGATTGTGGACGACCAAACCCTGATTCGAGCCCAGGAAAAGGGTATCGACGTCTTCTTCGAATTACAGAAACACGATTCTTCAAAGGTTCTTTTGGAACTTGAAGATGCGCTCATAACGGGCAATACCGGCACTAACGTCAATGACGTCAAAGTCATGGTGATAGCGGACAATGGGAAATGGCATTCTTAG
- the eno gene encoding phosphopyruvate hydratase yields MYLGREKFKITKIVAREILDCRFNPTVQVDVWVGDSVFGRADVPAGRSRGEREAWEIRDGDSTIYGGLGVQGAVKNIHSTIAPALLGMDVRDQRNIDLAMVKLDGTPNKKKLGGNAIIGVSLACARAAANACDLPLYRYLNVNAHVLPVPLLNYINGGRLTSNDLDFQEICIFPVGAETFRESMLIGWDVYNILRDILIEKYGKIAVNVGDEGGFAPPIVSIKEAMDHLVHAVKKSGHEKKVEYGFDCAATHFYDAEKKMYKLEGEYRTREQLLDFYKDLVRNYPIVSMEDPFDEDDIEGFKMAKEQLGIQIVGDDFLCTNPKLINERAEYCNALLFKFNQVGTLSEALDAGESAYRHRFGIMVSERSGETEDPILSDVTVGLNAGQIKTGATRSERTVKYNRLLEIESELGDAALYAGRLYKNPF; encoded by the coding sequence GTGTACTTGGGCAGGGAAAAATTCAAGATTACCAAGATCGTTGCACGGGAAATCCTGGACTGTCGTTTCAACCCTACCGTTCAGGTGGATGTATGGGTAGGGGACAGCGTTTTCGGGCGCGCCGACGTGCCGGCGGGCCGCTCGCGCGGGGAACGCGAAGCATGGGAAATCCGCGACGGCGACTCGACCATCTATGGGGGATTAGGCGTACAAGGGGCGGTCAAGAATATTCACAGTACGATCGCTCCCGCCCTCCTGGGGATGGACGTGCGGGATCAGCGCAACATTGACCTCGCCATGGTCAAGCTCGACGGAACGCCCAACAAGAAAAAGCTTGGCGGCAACGCCATTATCGGAGTATCCCTGGCTTGTGCGCGCGCTGCGGCGAACGCCTGCGACCTCCCTCTGTATCGTTACCTCAATGTCAACGCACATGTCCTTCCCGTACCGCTGCTGAATTACATCAACGGAGGCCGCTTGACCTCCAATGACCTGGACTTCCAGGAAATCTGTATCTTTCCCGTTGGCGCCGAGACATTTCGCGAATCGATGCTCATCGGGTGGGACGTCTACAATATCCTGAGGGATATTCTCATCGAAAAATACGGAAAGATCGCGGTCAACGTCGGGGATGAAGGCGGTTTCGCCCCCCCCATCGTCAGCATCAAGGAAGCGATGGATCACTTGGTTCACGCCGTAAAAAAATCGGGGCATGAGAAAAAGGTCGAGTATGGCTTCGATTGTGCGGCGACGCACTTTTATGACGCCGAGAAAAAGATGTATAAATTAGAGGGCGAATACAGAACGCGCGAGCAGCTTCTTGATTTTTACAAGGATCTCGTCAGAAATTATCCCATCGTCTCCATGGAGGATCCCTTCGACGAAGACGACATCGAGGGATTCAAAATGGCCAAGGAGCAGCTGGGGATCCAAATTGTGGGGGACGATTTCCTCTGCACCAATCCCAAACTGATCAACGAGCGCGCCGAGTACTGCAATGCGCTGCTCTTCAAGTTCAATCAGGTGGGCACCCTGTCGGAAGCTCTGGATGCGGGGGAGAGCGCCTACAGGCATCGCTTTGGGATTATGGTCTCCGAACGTTCCGGAGAGACCGAGGATCCGATTCTCTCGGATGTGACGGTCGGACTCAACGCCGGCCAGATCAAGACGGGGGCCACCCGTTCCGAACGCACCGTCAAATACAACCGCCTGTTGGAGATAGAATCGGAGTTGGGGGATGCCGCCCTCTACGCTGGAAGGCTTTATAAAAATCCATTTTAG
- a CDS encoding GntR family transcriptional regulator: MLKRRIRSDDVVDYLIDAILRGDFKPGAKIVEMQAAKLLDVSQATIREAFRELVAKGFLYSVPFKGTYVRRFSAKGLKDYFRTRTEIEVLAARWSFDLMGRAMDWEKLRDCIAGMEHSLLKSDHVAFRRMDMEFHRTMVSGCESPSLLAAWEALGHSFWAYFGIYVEQRHYRLDSQVEMHRSILESLRKGQFDLLRSNLVNHYVDISAVLEVVDQEK; encoded by the coding sequence ATGCTGAAACGCAGAATTAGAAGCGATGATGTCGTTGATTACCTGATTGACGCCATATTGAGGGGGGATTTCAAGCCAGGAGCCAAAATTGTGGAAATGCAGGCGGCAAAACTTTTGGACGTCAGTCAAGCCACGATAAGGGAAGCCTTTCGTGAACTGGTCGCGAAGGGGTTTCTGTACTCGGTTCCCTTCAAGGGAACCTATGTGCGTCGTTTTTCGGCAAAGGGCCTTAAAGATTATTTCAGAACCCGAACCGAGATCGAGGTGCTGGCGGCCCGGTGGTCCTTCGACCTGATGGGACGGGCGATGGACTGGGAAAAGCTTCGGGACTGCATTGCTGGGATGGAACATTCCCTCTTGAAGAGCGACCACGTCGCCTTCCGCAGAATGGATATGGAATTTCATCGCACGATGGTATCGGGTTGCGAGAGTCCCTCCCTGCTTGCGGCATGGGAAGCTCTGGGCCATAGCTTTTGGGCCTATTTCGGCATCTATGTGGAACAACGGCACTACAGGCTCGACAGCCAGGTGGAGATGCACCGTTCCATTCTGGAAAGCCTGCGAAAGGGGCAGTTCGATCTTTTGCGCAGTAACCTGGTCAACCACTACGTTGACATCAGCGCAGTCTTGGAGGTGGTTGACCAGGAAAAATAG
- the larA gene encoding nickel-dependent lactate racemase — translation MSYTLQRHEGKVTYRDAIEKVDVTIAEDRCGGLFLCPEPGLPSPGLIASAFDQPVDSPPLREIARGARSAVLLVSDSTRAVPTADVMPSIVKELARGDLDFDRIKAVVGTGVHRPATGDEMRVILGDAFWKRIAVENHTPYDEDNLVFIGSTSLGTPVRVNKTVWDADLRIAIGKVEPHEFAGFSGGRKSVLPGISAEDTIRINHSPKLLMSPSAIPGCLEGNPIHQDMLEAARLLGVHFCVNILTDAQNRLIDLVCGELEKSHLVAVERLRKRIGIPLESRPELVVTTPGTPLNMNLYQSVKALLAVAPIMHPNGVIVLYSRCEEGVDSDDMLLPFRQSRNLDGVLDYLGEHYGIQMDHALLLTKVFQAGLRVVAVSPNVSDDTFELLHMVPAKTLSDGIRMAFEMLGEKEGKVLFFPRPQSTLPYMR, via the coding sequence ATGTCCTATACCCTGCAAAGGCATGAGGGGAAGGTAACTTACAGAGACGCCATCGAGAAGGTTGACGTTACGATAGCCGAGGATCGATGCGGAGGGCTCTTTTTGTGTCCCGAGCCGGGTTTGCCAAGTCCCGGCCTCATCGCCTCGGCCTTCGATCAGCCCGTCGATTCTCCCCCTTTGAGGGAGATAGCGCGAGGGGCGCGCAGCGCAGTCCTGCTTGTATCCGATTCTACGCGGGCCGTTCCCACCGCCGACGTTATGCCTTCCATCGTGAAGGAGCTGGCCCGAGGCGACCTCGACTTCGACAGGATCAAGGCGGTCGTAGGAACGGGCGTACATCGGCCCGCTACCGGCGATGAGATGAGGGTCATCTTGGGCGACGCCTTCTGGAAACGTATCGCTGTCGAGAACCACACTCCTTATGACGAGGATAATCTGGTTTTTATCGGGTCAACCTCATTGGGGACTCCGGTACGGGTTAATAAGACGGTTTGGGATGCGGACTTGCGGATAGCGATTGGGAAGGTCGAGCCTCATGAGTTCGCGGGATTTTCAGGGGGGCGCAAGTCCGTGCTTCCGGGGATTTCCGCCGAGGACACGATTCGCATCAATCACAGCCCCAAGTTATTGATGAGCCCCAGCGCCATTCCCGGATGCCTTGAGGGCAATCCCATCCATCAGGACATGCTTGAAGCGGCAAGGCTTCTGGGGGTTCACTTTTGCGTCAATATCCTGACGGACGCCCAGAACAGACTGATCGACCTCGTGTGCGGGGAGCTTGAAAAGAGCCACCTCGTCGCCGTGGAACGGCTCCGAAAAAGGATCGGGATTCCTCTCGAATCGCGCCCCGAGCTTGTCGTGACAACGCCCGGCACGCCTTTAAACATGAACCTTTACCAGTCCGTCAAGGCTCTCCTCGCGGTGGCTCCCATTATGCATCCGAACGGGGTGATCGTCCTGTATTCCCGCTGCGAGGAGGGGGTGGATTCCGACGATATGCTCCTGCCCTTCCGACAGTCCCGTAACCTGGATGGGGTGTTGGACTATCTTGGGGAGCACTACGGCATCCAGATGGATCACGCCTTGTTGTTGACGAAGGTTTTTCAGGCCGGGCTTCGCGTCGTGGCCGTCTCCCCCAACGTTTCGGATGACACGTTCGAGTTGCTGCACATGGTTCCGGCCAAGACGCTCTCGGACGGCATACGGATGGCTTTTGAGATGCTCGGAGAAAAGGAGGGTAAAGTATTGTTTTTTCCTCGGCCCCAAAGTACCCTTCCCTATATGAGATAA
- a CDS encoding TRAP transporter small permease codes for MTLLLCTAMVGVAIAHVVMRYIFNNALTWSEEFLRFAMVWFALLSAALLHHKKGHVGILIFRDMLPNRLRNFCIRIVPILTFIVAVSVFIHGVQLLIKTRGQYTPALHIPVGVPYAAIPVSFFFMALFAFAQILEITMGKELPERIK; via the coding sequence TTGACGCTGCTGCTCTGTACTGCGATGGTGGGGGTTGCGATTGCCCATGTCGTTATGCGCTACATTTTCAACAACGCCTTGACCTGGTCCGAGGAATTCCTACGTTTTGCCATGGTCTGGTTCGCCCTTTTGAGCGCGGCGCTCCTGCATCATAAAAAAGGCCACGTTGGAATTTTGATCTTCAGGGATATGCTGCCCAATCGGCTCCGAAACTTCTGTATCCGTATCGTGCCGATCCTGACGTTTATTGTCGCCGTTTCCGTTTTCATCCATGGGGTGCAGTTATTGATCAAAACGCGCGGACAATATACGCCGGCTTTGCATATCCCCGTTGGGGTACCCTATGCCGCCATCCCCGTGAGCTTCTTCTTCATGGCTCTTTTCGCCTTCGCGCAGATACTGGAGATCACGATGGGGAAAGAATTACCGGAACGGATCAAGTAA